A single Lolium perenne isolate Kyuss_39 chromosome 6, Kyuss_2.0, whole genome shotgun sequence DNA region contains:
- the LOC127344907 gene encoding gamma-secretase subunit APH1-like, which yields MTVAAGAGYALIALGPAFSLFAGVIARKPFLVLTLLSSTLFWLVSLIVLSGIWRGFLPLKSGAWWPYVILILTSVAFQEGVRLVFWRLYKKVEEMLDAFADRIAKPRLCLTDKMLISLAGGLGHGLAHAVFFCLSLLTPAFGQATFYVERCSRMPFFLVSAIISLGFLVIHTFSMIIAFNGYGERKKSDQIFVPVVHLIAAVMTLINLAPGGCLIGTPLLCVMAALTLQYSWRMVGQRLTEHEH from the exons ATGACGGTGGCGGCGGGGGCGGGGTATGCGCTGATCGCGCTGGGACCAGCCTTCTCCCTCTTCGCCGGCGTCATCGCCAGGAAGCCCTTCCTCGTCCTCACCCTCCTCTCCAG CACATTGTTTTGGCTTGTAAGTTTGATTGTTCTCTCGGGAATATGGAGGGGGTTTCTTCCTCTAAAATCAGGAGCGTGGTGGCCTTATGTAATTTTGATCCTTACATCTGTTGCATTTCAAGAAGGTGTCCGTCTTGTCTTCTGGAGGCTTTACAA GAAAGTGGAAGAGATGCTAGATGCCTTTGCTGACCGAATTGCTAAACCACGTCTCTGTTTGACAGACAAGATGCTAATCTCTTTGG CTGGTGGTTTAGGTCATGGACTGGCTCATGCAGTCTTTTTCTGCCTCAGCCTCTTAACTCCAGCATTTGGTCAAGCAACATTTTATGTCGAAAGGTGCTCAAGGATGCCATTTTTCCTTGTGTCAG CAATTATCTCACTTGGATTCTTGGTCATCCATACTTTCTCAATGATTATTGCTTTTAATGGATATGGAGAGAGAAAGAAGAGCGACCAAATTTTCGTTCCAGTGGTTCATCTGATTGCTGCTGTAATG ACACTAATTAACCTTGCGCCAGGAGGCTGCCTCATTGGTACACCTTTATTATGTGTGATGGCTGCGCTGACCTTGCAGTACTCGTGGCGAATGGTAGGACAGAGATTAACTGAGCACGAGCATTGA